A window of the Candidatus Poseidoniia archaeon genome harbors these coding sequences:
- a CDS encoding FTR1 family protein, whose translation MLSNLDELAAGGVIGFREALEAALIIGILVALLQRTDRGAMVRWVWAGVAAALVASIVTWQAFFLLAGEFSKYNEELFEGILYLFAAALITTVVLHIFGHDTRRMLERKAEAAIERREAFGMGLLAFVSVWREGVETVIFLGAGTQTVDARVGALVGIVLACGLGWLIFSSTRKIDLRLLFDGSTVLLLLFAAFLVSKAMYEFGEIGLIPESALLSGAAVLAYFGIAHVVSSRYGISLVQAFSNLLRDLTPGKNGT comes from the coding sequence ATGTTATCCAACCTTGATGAACTGGCTGCGGGGGGCGTAATCGGCTTCCGCGAGGCGCTCGAAGCCGCGCTGATTATCGGCATTCTGGTCGCGCTGTTGCAGCGCACCGACCGCGGCGCGATGGTGCGCTGGGTCTGGGCGGGCGTCGCGGCGGCGCTCGTCGCGTCCATCGTGACCTGGCAGGCGTTTTTCCTGCTCGCGGGCGAGTTCTCGAAGTATAACGAGGAGCTCTTCGAGGGTATTCTATACCTGTTCGCGGCGGCGCTGATTACGACGGTGGTGCTGCACATCTTCGGCCACGACACGCGCCGCATGCTCGAGCGCAAGGCGGAGGCGGCCATCGAGCGCCGCGAAGCCTTCGGGATGGGGCTGCTCGCCTTCGTTTCGGTCTGGCGCGAGGGGGTCGAGACAGTAATCTTTCTCGGTGCCGGGACGCAGACCGTCGACGCCCGCGTTGGCGCGCTGGTCGGCATCGTGCTGGCGTGCGGGCTTGGCTGGCTGATTTTCTCGTCGACGCGCAAGATTGACCTGCGGCTGCTGTTCGACGGCTCGACCGTGCTGCTGCTGCTTTTCGCCGCCTTCCTGGTCTCGAAGGCGATGTACGAGTTCGGCGAAATCGGGCTGATTCCCGAGAGCGCGCTGCTGTCGGGCGCGGCGGTGCTGGCCTATTTCGGCATAGCGCATGTCGTCTCGAGCCGCTACGGCATCTCGCTGGTGCAGGCGTTCAGCAACCTGCTGCGCGACCTGACGCCCGGGAAAAACGGCACCTGA
- a CDS encoding DsrE family protein, which produces MPGALYLLLSGPADAVRALELLRLAESQAGSGDHGVAVLLQGDAVAWLAGSDDDEAAGAVLADESLTEAQAALQVIGELGGAVFACSHSLAERGIVPALKVREALAPQRVSQAIARGWQVISG; this is translated from the coding sequence ATGCCCGGCGCCCTCTACCTGCTGCTGAGCGGTCCCGCCGACGCGGTCCGCGCGCTGGAGCTGCTGCGGCTGGCGGAATCGCAGGCCGGCAGCGGCGACCACGGCGTCGCCGTGCTGCTACAGGGCGACGCGGTTGCGTGGCTGGCCGGGAGCGATGATGACGAAGCGGCCGGCGCGGTGCTGGCAGACGAATCGCTCACGGAAGCGCAGGCGGCGTTGCAGGTCATCGGCGAGCTGGGCGGCGCGGTCTTCGCCTGCTCGCATTCGCTCGCCGAGCGCGGCATCGTGCCGGCGCTGAAGGTGCGCGAAGCGCTCGCGCCGCAGCGCGTCTCGCAAGCCATCGCGCGCGGCTGGCAGGTCATCTCCGGGTGA
- the trxA gene encoding thioredoxin, with product MGNAIEVTDDTFESTIADNKLVLVDFWAPWCGPCRMVAPVLDEISGEHGDKVTIAKVNTDENQAVASKHGIMSIPTMMLFKNGEKIDQMVGALPKPQIMAKLEPHF from the coding sequence ATGGGCAACGCAATCGAAGTAACAGACGACACGTTCGAGTCAACTATCGCCGACAACAAGCTGGTGCTGGTCGACTTCTGGGCACCCTGGTGCGGCCCCTGCCGCATGGTGGCGCCGGTGCTGGACGAAATCTCCGGCGAGCACGGCGACAAGGTGACCATCGCCAAGGTGAACACCGACGAGAACCAGGCGGTCGCGTCAAAGCACGGCATCATGTCCATCCCGACCATGATGCTCTTCAAGAACGGGGAGAAAATCGACCAGATGGTCGGCGCGCTGCCCAAGCCGCAGATTATGGCGAAGCTCGAGCCGCATTTCTAG